A window of the Arenibacter algicola genome harbors these coding sequences:
- the secY gene encoding preprotein translocase subunit SecY yields the protein MKKFFETLSNIWKIEELKGRIIVTLGLLLVYRFGAQVVLPGIDSTQLAGLASSTDSGILGILNAFTGGALSNASVFALGIMPYISASIVVQLMGIAIPYLQKLQKEGESGRKTINQITRWLTIGICIVQAPAYLYSLGALGVPDSAFVFGKGLDFVIPSVIILVAGTIFAMWLGEKITDKGIGNGISLLIMIGIIATMPQNFVQEFISRTANNNGGLMFMLIEVIIWFIVILLCVLLVMATRQIPVQYARRTASGGYEKNIMGSRQYIPLKLNASGVMPIIFAQAIMFAPGLLGKTFNNTAVGQWMEVQFQDIFGLAYNLLFGFLIIVFTYFYTAITVPTNKMADDLKRSGGFIPGIRPGKETGDFLDKIMSLITLPGSVFLALLAVLPAVIVKIMDVQAGWALFYGGTSLLIMVGVAIDTVQQVNSYLLNRHYDGLMKSGKNRKVA from the coding sequence ATGAAGAAATTTTTCGAGACATTATCAAATATTTGGAAGATTGAAGAACTAAAGGGTAGAATAATCGTTACCCTTGGTTTGCTTTTGGTGTATCGTTTTGGTGCGCAGGTGGTACTTCCAGGTATTGATTCTACCCAGTTAGCTGGGTTGGCCTCCAGTACTGATAGTGGTATTTTGGGTATTTTAAATGCCTTTACCGGAGGAGCATTATCCAATGCCTCGGTTTTTGCGTTGGGAATTATGCCCTATATTTCTGCTTCTATTGTAGTACAATTAATGGGTATAGCCATTCCTTATCTACAAAAGTTGCAAAAGGAAGGCGAAAGCGGAAGAAAAACGATCAATCAAATTACCAGATGGCTTACTATCGGTATTTGTATTGTTCAGGCTCCTGCTTATTTGTACAGTTTGGGAGCTTTAGGTGTTCCTGACAGTGCCTTCGTATTTGGTAAGGGACTTGATTTTGTGATACCCTCAGTTATTATTTTAGTTGCTGGAACCATTTTTGCAATGTGGTTGGGAGAAAAAATTACCGATAAAGGAATCGGAAATGGAATATCCCTTCTGATCATGATCGGAATTATAGCTACCATGCCTCAGAATTTTGTGCAAGAATTTATATCCAGGACTGCAAATAACAACGGTGGACTTATGTTCATGCTTATTGAAGTCATTATTTGGTTTATCGTGATTTTGCTTTGTGTATTGTTGGTAATGGCTACACGTCAGATTCCTGTTCAATATGCAAGAAGAACGGCTTCCGGTGGATATGAAAAGAATATTATGGGATCTAGACAGTACATTCCTTTAAAGTTGAATGCTTCTGGAGTAATGCCTATTATATTTGCGCAAGCCATTATGTTTGCACCTGGGTTGTTGGGTAAAACCTTTAACAATACCGCGGTAGGACAGTGGATGGAAGTTCAGTTCCAAGATATATTTGGATTGGCCTACAATCTTTTGTTCGGGTTCTTGATTATTGTGTTCACCTATTTTTATACGGCGATTACAGTACCTACCAATAAAATGGCGGATGATCTGAAAAGAAGTGGTGGTTTTATTCCTGGAATTAGACCAGGAAAGGAAACTGGGGATTTCTTGGATAAGATAATGTCATTGATTACATTACCTGGATCTGTTTTTCTCGCTTTATTGGCGGTATTACCGGCAGTGATTGTTAAGATTATGGATGTACAGGCTGGTTGGGCATTGTTTTACGGAGGAACATCATTGTTGATCATGGTTGGTGTGGCGATCGATACAGTGCAACAAGTAAATTCTTATTTGTTGAACAGACATTACGACGGTTTGATGAAATCAGGAAAAAATAGAAAGGTAGCATAG
- the rplO gene encoding 50S ribosomal protein L15, which translates to MNLSNLKPAEGAVQKAGKVVGRGQGSGKGGTATRGHKGAKSRSGYSKKIGFEGGQMPLQRRVPKFGFTNINRKDYAGINLEKLQELVDKGAIKDTVTLDILVENGLVGKNDLVKILGNGELKASLKVSVHKFTATAKAAIEAAGGEAISL; encoded by the coding sequence ATGAATTTAAGTAATTTAAAACCAGCGGAAGGTGCTGTCCAAAAAGCCGGTAAAGTCGTAGGTAGAGGTCAGGGCTCCGGAAAGGGAGGTACTGCTACCAGAGGACATAAAGGTGCTAAATCCAGGTCTGGTTATTCTAAGAAAATTGGTTTCGAAGGTGGTCAAATGCCATTGCAGAGACGTGTGCCAAAATTTGGTTTTACAAATATCAATAGAAAGGATTACGCTGGGATCAATCTGGAAAAATTACAGGAATTGGTAGATAAAGGAGCCATTAAGGATACGGTTACTTTGGATATCCTTGTAGAAAACGGATTGGTAGGCAAAAACGATTTGGTTAAGATTCTTGGTAATGGAGAGCTAAAAGCTTCCCTTAAAGTTTCTGTACATAAATTTACAGCTACCGCAAAGGCCGCAATTGAGGCTGCAGGTGGTGAAGCTATAAGTTTATAA
- the rpmD gene encoding 50S ribosomal protein L30, translated as MGKIKVKQVKSSIKRAQNQKRTLEALGLRRIGQVVEHDATSSILGMINKVKHLVSTEEA; from the coding sequence ATGGGAAAGATTAAAGTTAAACAGGTAAAGAGCAGTATTAAAAGAGCTCAAAATCAAAAGAGAACATTAGAGGCTCTTGGTTTACGAAGAATAGGACAGGTTGTAGAACATGATGCTACCTCAAGTATTCTTGGAATGATAAATAAAGTTAAACACTTAGTTTCCACAGAGGAGGCTTAA
- the rpsE gene encoding 30S ribosomal protein S5 has protein sequence MYQKYKNVETVKPGGLELKDRLVGVQRVTKVTKGGRAFGFSAIVVVGDENGVVGHGLGKSKEVATAIAKAIEDAKKNLIRIPLNKGTLPHEQKGKFGGARVYIQPASHGTGVIAGGAVRAVLEAVGVHDVLSKSQGSSNPHNVVKATFDALLQLRGAKTVANQRGISLEKVFKG, from the coding sequence ATGTATCAGAAATACAAAAACGTAGAGACTGTTAAGCCGGGAGGTTTAGAATTAAAAGATAGATTGGTTGGGGTACAACGTGTTACCAAAGTAACGAAAGGTGGTAGAGCGTTCGGTTTCTCTGCTATCGTTGTGGTAGGTGATGAAAATGGTGTTGTAGGTCATGGTCTAGGTAAGTCTAAGGAAGTTGCTACGGCAATTGCCAAGGCTATAGAAGATGCTAAAAAGAATCTTATTAGAATTCCTTTGAACAAAGGTACTTTGCCTCATGAACAAAAAGGGAAATTCGGTGGAGCTAGAGTTTATATCCAGCCTGCATCGCACGGTACCGGAGTAATTGCAGGTGGTGCGGTTAGAGCGGTATTGGAAGCAGTAGGTGTTCATGATGTATTATCTAAATCACAAGGTTCTTCCAACCCTCATAACGTAGTAAAGGCTACTTTTGATGCGCTTTTACAGCTTAGAGGTGCTAAGACAGTTGCAAACCAAAGAGGTATTTCTTTAGAAAAAGTTTTTAAAGGATAA
- the rplR gene encoding 50S ribosomal protein L18, giving the protein MGLTKTERRLRIRRRIRKISSGTAERPRLAVFRSNTGIYAQIIDDVAGTTLVSASSRDKELAKAKGTKTEVANLVGKAIAEKAKEAGIEAVAFDRGGNLYHGRVKSLADGAREAGLKF; this is encoded by the coding sequence ATGGGATTAACGAAGACTGAAAGAAGACTACGTATCAGAAGAAGGATTAGAAAAATATCCTCAGGTACTGCAGAAAGGCCAAGGCTTGCTGTTTTTAGAAGCAATACTGGGATATACGCTCAAATTATTGATGATGTGGCCGGAACAACTTTAGTGTCCGCTTCCTCAAGGGATAAGGAGTTGGCTAAGGCTAAAGGGACGAAAACAGAAGTGGCTAACCTAGTTGGGAAGGCTATTGCCGAAAAGGCAAAGGAAGCTGGAATAGAAGCTGTTGCTTTTGATAGAGGTGGTAATTTATACCATGGAAGAGTTAAATCATTAGCCGATGGCGCTAGGGAAGCAGGATTAAAATTCTAA
- the rplF gene encoding 50S ribosomal protein L6 codes for MSRTGNNPIAIPEGVTVEVKEDVITVKGKLGELSQEFSGAAVKVEDGQVFVTRPSDSKEHKAKHGLYRSLIFNMVQGVSKGWTKELELVGVGYRASNQGQTLDLALGFSHNIVLDLAPEVKVETVSEKGKNPIIKLSSHDKQLVGQIAAKIRSFRKPEPYKGKGIKFVGEQLRRKAGKSA; via the coding sequence ATGTCTAGAACAGGTAATAATCCAATAGCAATTCCAGAAGGAGTAACCGTAGAGGTTAAGGAAGATGTTATTACTGTAAAAGGTAAGCTGGGAGAACTTTCCCAAGAATTTTCTGGTGCTGCTGTTAAGGTTGAAGATGGTCAAGTATTTGTTACAAGACCTTCAGATTCCAAGGAGCATAAAGCAAAACATGGTCTTTACAGATCTTTGATCTTTAATATGGTCCAAGGAGTTTCTAAAGGATGGACAAAGGAATTGGAATTGGTAGGGGTAGGATACCGTGCCAGTAACCAAGGACAAACATTGGATCTAGCTTTAGGGTTTTCGCACAATATTGTTTTGGATCTGGCTCCTGAGGTAAAAGTGGAGACCGTATCCGAAAAAGGAAAGAATCCAATTATAAAGCTAAGTTCGCATGATAAGCAATTAGTGGGGCAGATTGCCGCTAAGATTAGATCTTTCCGTAAGCCAGAGCCTTACAAAGGAAAAGGAATTAAGTTCGTTGGTGAACAATTAAGAAGAAAAGCTGGTAAATCGGCTTAA
- the rpsH gene encoding 30S ribosomal protein S8 — MFTDPIADYLTRIRNASSAGHRVVEIPASNLKKEITKILFDQGYILSYKFEDNAVQGTIKIALKYDKFTKEPVIKKIKRVSTPGLRKYASSEELPRVLNGLGIAIISTSHGVMTSKQAKLENAGGEVLCYVY; from the coding sequence ATGTTTACAGATCCAATTGCGGATTATTTAACGAGAATTAGAAATGCAAGTAGCGCCGGCCACAGGGTGGTTGAGATTCCTGCCTCTAATTTAAAGAAAGAAATTACTAAAATATTATTCGATCAAGGATATATTTTAAGCTACAAATTTGAAGATAACGCGGTTCAGGGGACTATTAAAATAGCCTTGAAATATGACAAGTTCACAAAAGAGCCGGTTATAAAGAAAATAAAGCGAGTTAGTACACCAGGACTTAGAAAATATGCTAGCTCCGAGGAGTTGCCAAGAGTTTTAAACGGTCTTGGTATTGCTATTATTTCTACTTCCCATGGTGTAATGACCAGCAAGCAGGCAAAGCTTGAGAATGCAGGTGGGGAAGTATTATGTTATGTTTATTAA
- the rpsN gene encoding 30S ribosomal protein S14, with the protein MAKESMKAREVKREKMVAKYAEKRKALKEAGDYEALQKLPKNASPVRLHNRCKLTGRPRGYMRTFGISRVTFREMANNGLIPGVRKASW; encoded by the coding sequence ATGGCTAAAGAATCCATGAAGGCCCGTGAGGTCAAGAGAGAAAAGATGGTAGCTAAATATGCCGAGAAGAGAAAAGCCTTAAAGGAGGCTGGTGATTATGAGGCGTTACAGAAGTTACCTAAAAATGCTTCTCCTGTTCGTTTGCACAATCGTTGCAAGCTAACTGGAAGACCAAGAGGTTACATGAGGACTTTTGGTATATCCAGGGTTACTTTTAGAGAAATGGCCAATAATGGTCTTATACCTGGAGTAAGAAAAGCTAGCTGGTAA
- the rplE gene encoding 50S ribosomal protein L5 has translation MAYVPRLKQEYKERVIKALREEFGYKNVMQVPKLEKIVVSRGVGAAVADKKLIDHAVDELTNITGQKAISTMSKKDVAAFKLRKGMPIGAKVTLRGERMYEFLDRLVTTALPRVRDFQGIKATGFDGRGNYNLGITEQIIFPEINIDKINRINGMDITFVTSAETDKEAKSLLTELGLPFKKN, from the coding sequence ATGGCTTACGTTCCAAGATTAAAACAGGAATATAAAGAAAGAGTTATTAAGGCTCTTAGGGAGGAGTTTGGTTACAAGAATGTAATGCAGGTTCCTAAATTAGAAAAAATTGTTGTTAGTAGAGGTGTTGGTGCCGCTGTAGCGGATAAGAAACTTATAGACCATGCGGTAGATGAGTTGACCAATATCACTGGCCAAAAAGCAATTTCAACGATGTCTAAAAAGGATGTTGCTGCATTTAAATTACGTAAAGGAATGCCTATTGGGGCAAAAGTAACCTTACGTGGAGAGAGAATGTACGAATTCTTGGATAGATTGGTTACAACTGCATTGCCTAGGGTAAGGGATTTCCAAGGAATTAAGGCCACTGGTTTTGATGGAAGGGGAAATTATAATCTTGGTATTACGGAGCAAATTATATTTCCAGAAATAAACATTGATAAAATTAACAGAATCAATGGTATGGATATTACATTTGTAACCTCTGCGGAGACAGATAAAGAAGCTAAATCATTATTAACCGAATTAGGACTACCTTTTAAAAAGAATTAG
- the rplX gene encoding 50S ribosomal protein L24: MGKLKIKTGDTVRIIAGDHKGVEGKVVSVDREKNKAIVEGANMVSKHEKPSASNPQGGIVKKEASLQISNLSLIDPKSGETTRVGFEVRDGKKVRFAKKSKEVI; the protein is encoded by the coding sequence ATGGGAAAATTAAAAATCAAAACAGGGGATACTGTTAGAATTATTGCCGGAGACCACAAAGGGGTAGAGGGCAAGGTTGTAAGTGTAGACCGTGAAAAAAACAAGGCAATCGTTGAAGGAGCCAATATGGTTTCCAAACACGAAAAGCCAAGTGCCAGCAATCCTCAAGGTGGGATTGTTAAGAAAGAGGCTTCCTTACAGATATCCAATCTGTCGTTGATCGATCCAAAATCTGGAGAGACCACTAGAGTTGGTTTTGAAGTAAGAGATGGTAAGAAAGTGAGATTTGCGAAGAAATCTAAAGAAGTAATTTAG
- the rplN gene encoding 50S ribosomal protein L14 has product MLQQESRLKVADNTGAKEVLTIRVLGGTKRRYASVGDKIVVAVKEATPNGAVKKGAVSTAVVVRTKKEVRRPDGSYIRFDDNACVLLNPTGEMRGTRVFGPVARELRDKQFMKIVSLAPEVL; this is encoded by the coding sequence ATGTTACAGCAAGAATCTAGACTAAAAGTAGCGGACAATACGGGTGCAAAAGAAGTTTTGACCATTCGTGTGTTGGGAGGTACAAAGAGAAGATATGCTTCTGTTGGGGATAAAATTGTAGTTGCCGTTAAGGAAGCTACACCTAACGGAGCTGTTAAAAAAGGTGCAGTTTCCACAGCAGTTGTTGTAAGAACAAAGAAAGAAGTTAGAAGACCTGATGGTTCTTATATTCGTTTCGATGATAATGCCTGTGTGCTTTTGAACCCAACAGGGGAAATGAGAGGAACACGTGTTTTTGGACCGGTAGCCAGGGAACTTCGTGACAAGCAGTTCATGAAAATTGTATCATTGGCTCCAGAGGTGCTTTAA
- the rpsQ gene encoding 30S ribosomal protein S17 codes for MEKRNLRKERIGVVTSNKMEKSVVVSEVKRVKHPMYGKFVLKTKKYVAHDEKNDCNIGDTVKIMETRPLSKTKCWRLVEIIERAK; via the coding sequence ATGGAAAAAAGGAATTTAAGAAAAGAGAGAATAGGAGTTGTAACTAGCAACAAAATGGAGAAATCAGTAGTGGTTTCAGAAGTTAAACGTGTTAAACACCCTATGTACGGTAAGTTCGTGTTGAAAACTAAGAAATATGTTGCGCACGATGAAAAGAACGATTGCAACATTGGCGATACTGTTAAGATCATGGAGACACGTCCATTGAGTAAGACCAAATGTTGGAGGTTAGTGGAAATCATTGAAAGAGCTAAATAA
- the rpmC gene encoding 50S ribosomal protein L29 — translation MKQSEIKELSVEGLKEKSAEFKKQYSDLKLAHSVTPLENPLLIRKVRRTVARLATELTKRELQ, via the coding sequence ATGAAACAATCAGAAATAAAAGAATTATCAGTTGAGGGGTTAAAGGAAAAGAGTGCTGAATTTAAAAAGCAGTATTCTGATTTAAAATTGGCCCATTCTGTTACACCATTGGAAAACCCTTTACTTATCAGAAAAGTAAGAAGAACTGTAGCAAGATTGGCAACTGAATTAACTAAAAGGGAATTACAATAA
- the rplP gene encoding 50S ribosomal protein L16: MLQPKRTKFRKMQKGRMKGISGRGHQLSNGMFGIKSMDTSFITSRQIEAARIAATRYMKREGQLWIKIFPDKPITKKPLEVRMGKGKGAPEYFVAVVLPGRVMFEVAGVSLDIAKEALRLAAQKLPVKTKFIIARDYSA; the protein is encoded by the coding sequence ATGTTACAGCCAAAAAGAACTAAGTTCCGCAAAATGCAGAAAGGTCGTATGAAAGGGATCTCTGGAAGGGGACATCAACTTTCAAACGGTATGTTTGGTATTAAATCAATGGATACCTCTTTTATAACATCGCGCCAAATAGAAGCAGCTCGTATTGCGGCAACTAGGTACATGAAAAGAGAAGGCCAATTATGGATAAAAATATTCCCGGACAAGCCTATCACCAAGAAACCGTTAGAGGTTCGTATGGGTAAAGGTAAGGGTGCTCCAGAATATTTTGTAGCTGTAGTGTTGCCAGGAAGGGTTATGTTCGAGGTTGCCGGTGTGTCTCTTGATATTGCAAAGGAGGCTTTACGTCTTGCGGCACAGAAACTACCAGTAAAAACTAAATTTATTATTGCTAGGGACTATTCTGCTTAA
- the rpsC gene encoding 30S ribosomal protein S3: protein MGQKTNPIGNRLGIIRGWESNWYGGNDYGDKLAEDDKIRKYVHARLAKASVSRIIIERTLKLITVTITTARPGIIIGKGGQEVDKLKEELKKITDKEVQINIFEIKRPELDANLVAASVARQIESRISFRRAIKMAIAAAMRMNAEGIKIQISGRLNGAEMARSESYKDGRIPLSTFRADIDYALHEAHTTYGRLGIKVWIMKGEVYGKRELSPLVGMAKSQAPGKGGKQEGPKKQRRRK from the coding sequence ATGGGACAGAAAACAAATCCAATCGGAAATCGTCTAGGAATTATCAGAGGATGGGAATCTAACTGGTACGGTGGAAACGATTATGGTGATAAACTTGCCGAAGACGATAAGATCAGAAAATATGTTCATGCACGTTTGGCAAAAGCAAGTGTGTCTAGAATTATTATTGAGCGTACCCTTAAGTTGATTACCGTTACAATTACCACTGCAAGACCAGGTATTATTATTGGAAAAGGTGGTCAGGAAGTTGACAAATTAAAGGAGGAGCTTAAAAAGATTACGGACAAGGAAGTTCAGATCAATATTTTTGAGATTAAAAGACCTGAATTGGACGCTAATCTTGTTGCTGCCAGTGTAGCACGTCAAATTGAAAGTAGAATTTCTTTTAGAAGAGCTATAAAAATGGCAATCGCAGCGGCCATGAGAATGAACGCTGAAGGAATTAAAATTCAGATATCTGGACGTTTGAACGGAGCTGAAATGGCAAGATCCGAATCCTATAAGGATGGTAGGATTCCATTGTCCACTTTTAGAGCCGATATAGATTATGCTTTGCATGAAGCGCATACAACCTATGGAAGATTGGGTATAAAAGTATGGATCATGAAAGGTGAGGTTTACGGAAAAAGAGAACTTTCTCCATTGGTAGGTATGGCAAAAAGCCAAGCTCCCGGAAAAGGTGGAAAACAAGAAGGCCCGAAGAAACAACGTCGTAGAAAGTAA
- the rplV gene encoding 50S ribosomal protein L22 — MGVRKKQMAERIKAEKQQIAFAKLNNCPTSPRKMRLVADLVRGVKVEKALAILKFNQKESSRRLEKLLLSAIANWQSKNEDASVEDAELFVKEIRVDGGSMLKRLRPAPQGRAHRIRKRSNHVTLVLGSNNNTQS, encoded by the coding sequence ATGGGAGTTCGTAAAAAACAAATGGCCGAAAGAATTAAGGCAGAAAAGCAGCAAATAGCGTTTGCAAAGTTGAATAATTGCCCTACTTCCCCTAGAAAAATGCGCTTGGTAGCGGATTTGGTTAGAGGTGTAAAAGTGGAGAAAGCGCTTGCTATTTTAAAATTCAACCAAAAGGAATCATCTCGTAGATTGGAGAAGTTATTGCTATCTGCAATAGCCAACTGGCAATCTAAGAATGAGGATGCAAGTGTTGAGGATGCTGAACTTTTTGTTAAGGAAATCAGAGTGGATGGTGGAAGTATGTTGAAAAGACTACGTCCTGCTCCACAGGGAAGAGCACATAGAATTAGAAAACGTTCCAACCACGTTACCTTGGTTTTGGGATCTAACAATAACACACAAAGCTAG
- the rpsS gene encoding 30S ribosomal protein S19 — protein sequence MARSLKKGPYVHYSLDKKVQQNVESGKKAVIKTWSRASMITPDFVGQTIAVHNGKQFVPVFVTENMVGHKLGEFSPTRSFRGHAGAKNKGKK from the coding sequence ATGGCACGTTCATTAAAGAAAGGACCTTACGTTCACTATAGTTTGGATAAAAAAGTCCAACAAAATGTTGAATCTGGTAAAAAGGCAGTCATTAAGACATGGTCTAGAGCTTCTATGATTACTCCTGATTTTGTAGGTCAGACAATAGCGGTTCACAATGGAAAGCAATTTGTACCTGTTTTTGTAACAGAGAACATGGTGGGTCACAAATTAGGTGAATTTTCTCCAACAAGATCTTTTAGAGGTCACGCTGGGGCAAAAAATAAAGGAAAAAAGTAA
- the rplB gene encoding 50S ribosomal protein L2 yields the protein MSVRKLKPITPGQRFRVVNGFDAITTDKPEKSLLAPLKKSGGRNSQGKMTIRQKGGGHKRRYRVIDFKRDKQGVAATVDSIQYDPNRTAFIALLVYTDGEKRYVIAPNGLQVGQEVSSGAGVAPEIGNALPLSEIPLGTIISGIELRPGQGAVMARSAGTFAQLMAKEGKFVTIKLPSGETRLVLADCLATIGAVSNSDHQLLVSGKAGRSRWLGRRPRTRPVAMNPVDHPMGGGEGRASGGHPRSRNGIPAKGYRTRSKTKSTNKYILERRKK from the coding sequence ATGTCAGTTAGAAAATTAAAACCAATCACTCCTGGGCAGCGTTTTAGAGTAGTAAACGGATTTGACGCCATTACTACTGATAAGCCGGAAAAAAGCTTGCTTGCTCCGTTAAAAAAGTCGGGAGGTAGAAACAGTCAAGGAAAAATGACCATACGCCAAAAAGGTGGAGGTCATAAGAGAAGGTATCGTGTTATTGATTTCAAAAGGGATAAGCAAGGTGTTGCTGCAACTGTTGATTCAATTCAGTACGATCCAAACAGAACAGCTTTTATAGCATTATTGGTATATACCGATGGCGAAAAGAGATATGTTATTGCTCCAAACGGTTTACAAGTTGGGCAGGAAGTATCTTCTGGTGCCGGGGTTGCTCCAGAAATCGGGAATGCACTTCCTTTGAGTGAGATACCTTTGGGTACCATCATTTCAGGAATAGAATTGCGTCCAGGACAAGGAGCTGTAATGGCAAGAAGTGCCGGTACATTTGCCCAGTTAATGGCAAAGGAAGGTAAGTTTGTTACCATTAAATTGCCATCAGGTGAAACCAGATTGGTTTTAGCGGATTGTTTGGCTACTATAGGTGCAGTATCCAACTCGGATCATCAATTATTGGTATCAGGTAAGGCTGGTAGAAGTAGATGGTTGGGAAGAAGACCAAGAACAAGACCGGTAGCGATGAACCCTGTCGATCACCCCATGGGTGGTGGAGAAGGTAGGGCTTCTGGAGGTCATCCTAGATCTAGAAACGGAATTCCTGCTAAAGGATACAGAACCCGTTCCAAGACCAAGAGTACCAACAAGTATATTTTAGAACGTAGAAAGAAATAA
- the rplW gene encoding 50S ribosomal protein L23, which yields MSVLIKPIITEKMTADSELHNRYGFFVDPKANKIQIKEAVEATYGVSVDKVRTMNYGPSRKSRYTKTGVQHGKTSGFKKAIVDVAEGDIIDFYSNL from the coding sequence ATGAGTGTGTTGATAAAGCCAATTATTACGGAAAAAATGACTGCTGATAGCGAGTTGCACAATCGTTATGGTTTTTTTGTTGATCCAAAAGCCAACAAGATCCAGATTAAGGAAGCAGTGGAAGCAACTTATGGTGTTTCTGTCGATAAAGTTCGAACAATGAATTATGGTCCTTCGCGCAAGTCGCGTTACACTAAAACTGGTGTACAGCACGGAAAGACAAGTGGTTTCAAAAAAGCCATTGTTGATGTAGCAGAAGGAGATATTATTGATTTTTACAGTAATCTATAA
- the rplD gene encoding 50S ribosomal protein L4 — protein MKVAVLDIKGKETGRKVELSDAVFAIEPNNHAVYLDVKQYLAHQRQGTHKSKERAEIAGSTRKIKKQKGTGTARAGSIKSPVFRGGGRIFGPRPKDYKQKLNKNVKRLARRSALTLKSKDNAIMVVEDFNFEAPKTKDFKQFLKSLGLENKKSLIVLGDSNNNVYLSSRNLERSEVITNSELSTYKILNANNLVLLEGSLEGIESNLIK, from the coding sequence ATGAAGGTAGCAGTTTTAGATATAAAGGGAAAAGAAACAGGTAGAAAGGTTGAGCTTTCGGACGCTGTATTCGCAATAGAACCAAACAATCATGCTGTTTATTTGGATGTTAAACAATATTTGGCACACCAAAGACAGGGTACGCACAAATCCAAAGAGCGTGCTGAGATAGCAGGTAGTACAAGAAAGATCAAAAAACAAAAGGGTACAGGTACTGCTCGTGCGGGTAGTATTAAGTCTCCGGTGTTTAGAGGTGGTGGACGTATATTTGGGCCAAGACCAAAGGATTATAAGCAAAAATTGAACAAAAATGTTAAGCGTTTGGCCAGAAGGTCTGCCTTGACATTGAAGTCAAAAGACAATGCTATAATGGTGGTTGAGGACTTTAATTTTGAAGCCCCAAAAACTAAGGATTTTAAGCAATTTTTGAAGTCTTTGGGCTTGGAGAATAAAAAATCCCTAATTGTGTTGGGTGATTCAAATAATAACGTATATTTGTCCTCACGCAATTTAGAGCGTTCTGAGGTTATAACTAACTCAGAATTAAGCACTTACAAAATATTAAACGCTAACAACCTAGTGTTGTTGGAAGGTTCTTTGGAAGGAATCGAATCGAACTTAATTAAATAA
- the rplC gene encoding 50S ribosomal protein L3, with protein MSGLIGRKIGMTSIFDENGKNIPCTVIEAGPCVVTQVRTEEVDGYNALQLGFDDKAEKRANKAATGHFKKAGASPKKKVMEFRYFEEGAHKLGDTLGVDLFVEGEFVDVIGTSKGKGFQGVVKRHGFGGVGQSTHGQHNRLRAPGSIGAASYPARVFKGMKMAGRMGSDRVTVQNLRVLKIVPEKNLLVVKGCVPGHKNAYVTIEK; from the coding sequence ATGTCTGGGTTAATAGGTAGAAAAATAGGTATGACCAGCATTTTCGATGAAAATGGAAAGAACATTCCATGTACAGTAATCGAAGCTGGACCATGCGTAGTTACCCAAGTCAGAACCGAAGAGGTGGACGGGTACAATGCCCTTCAGCTTGGTTTCGATGACAAGGCAGAAAAACGTGCTAATAAAGCGGCTACAGGTCACTTTAAAAAAGCAGGAGCTTCTCCTAAGAAAAAAGTCATGGAATTCAGGTATTTTGAAGAAGGTGCGCACAAATTAGGGGATACTCTTGGAGTAGACCTTTTTGTGGAAGGAGAATTTGTTGATGTAATCGGTACCTCTAAGGGTAAAGGTTTTCAAGGTGTTGTTAAAAGACACGGCTTCGGCGGTGTTGGTCAATCAACCCACGGTCAGCACAATAGGTTAAGGGCTCCAGGTTCCATTGGTGCTGCTTCATATCCTGCAAGAGTTTTTAAGGGAATGAAAATGGCCGGTAGAATGGGTAGCGATAGGGTTACCGTTCAGAACCTAAGAGTATTAAAGATTGTTCCAGAAAAGAACCTTTTAGTGGTAAAGGGTTGTGTTCCTGGTCATAAGAACGCTTACGTAACTATTGAGAAGTAA